DNA sequence from the Brachybacterium avium genome:
AGCGGTCCTTGCGCGGCAGGATGAAGGTGTGGGAGTCGGCCTGGACGGCCGGCTTGTCGAACAGCTGCGGGATCGGGGCCATCCCGAAGTCGAGCCCCTCGATCGACTGGGCGGTGGCGATCTCCCACTCGCCCTGCAGGTAGAAGCCGGCCTTCCCGGTGAACATCTGCGTCTGGGAGGTGGCATAGTCCAGGGCGCTGTTGAGCCATCCCTGTTCCACCCATTCCTGGATCTTCGTCGTCACCTCGACGAACAGCTCCTCGTCCACGCTGATGGTCGCGCCGTCGTCGGAGAGGAAGGGGGTGGCGCCGTCGAGCTGGTTGTACAGCGTCCAGAAGAATCGCCAGGGGGTGGCGGTCTCGGCCACGTTCGCGACGGTGATCGCGGTGCCGCCGGTGACCGCGCTGAGTTCCTTCAGGGCCGCTTCGAAGGCGTCCATGCCGGTGAGGTCCAGGAGCAGCCCGTCGCTGTCCAGCAGTCCGGCCTTCTCGCATACGTCCTTGTTGTAGAACAGGGTGAACGGGTGGGTGTCCAGCGGGATGGCGATGTTCTGGTCATCGGTGCGCTGGGTGGCCCAGGCCTGGGCGTTGAAGTCCTCGGTGCTCAGGCCGACGCCGGCGAGGTCCTCCGCGGTGATCGCTTCCAGCAGCCCGCCGTTCCACAGCGGCTTCGCACGGGTGAGGTGGGCGACGGCGACATCCGGCGGCTGATTGCCGACGGTCGCCAGAGTCAGTTTCGAGTAGTACGGGTTGCCCCAGGTGAGGGTGGTGGCCTGCAGGGAGTCCTGACCGTGGAGGTCGCGGTAGCCCTGCTCCATGTCCTGCATGCGCACGCCGTCCCCACCGCCGAACAGGTTCCAGTAGATCAGCGTCTCGGGGTTCAGCTCGGC
Encoded proteins:
- a CDS encoding extracellular solute-binding protein, which encodes MSNRPPRSAPAHPAENARISRRRLLGAGALAAAAMPLAGCSSPLGAGFLGAELNPETLIYWNLFGGGDGVRMQDMEQGYRDLHGQDSLQATTLTWGNPYYSKLTLATVGNQPPDVAVAHLTRAKPLWNGGLLEAITAEDLAGVGLSTEDFNAQAWATQRTDDQNIAIPLDTHPFTLFYNKDVCEKAGLLDSDGLLLDLTGMDAFEAALKELSAVTGGTAITVANVAETATPWRFFWTLYNQLDGATPFLSDDGATISVDEELFVEVTTKIQEWVEQGWLNSALDYATSQTQMFTGKAGFYLQGEWEIATAQSIEGLDFGMAPIPQLFDKPAVQADSHTFILPRKDRSPAQRRQAMGFIKAMLDQSMTWAEGGHIPAYLPTAESEEYLALEPQRYYAGSADYAVYDDPAWYGGSGSTFEATVGAQLGLVQQGALTPEQALAAIRSQLAIYTSTPSPL